The DNA sequence CTCAATCGACACTCTAATGTTTAGTGAAGAAGACTAGTGtagaattttaaattgtaaagTACAAAGAGATGATCACTATATTTATTCCATAAGAGTAAAATGGTGCATCAGTGAATTATGAAAAGTGTATTACAGTGagtgaattttttttttgagaatgttttaaaatagtaaCGTTTATAGTTAATTTTAAAGTACCTTAATCACTCAGTCATTCTATCACACAGTGCCGTGTTAAATGCATTCACTAtgaattaacaaaaatattgaatacaatcgtgttataaaatatatcagaAATAACAGTTTGATATACTTAtctaatattataggtacttttatccTTTTAAAGTTAGtcttgttagttttttttaagttcatAACGACTATCATTcggtttttttcatattttaacaTATAAATACACTTAATAATACATATcaaggtaaataataatttaactacAATAGTAAACAACCTTTTTAGTAAAAATACGAATACTAATACAAAAGTCTGTATTTTAaactcagatactaaattacAGTCGATTGTCCAGTGATTAGCTGACCTAttgttctattggcgggacaatcgactgttgattaaccgttcagaatctgtcaactTATTATCTGTGATTAAAAAGCAGACTTTAGATTACGACAACGCTAACTTTGTTGTCGATCTCTAAGCTAAAGGCTGTTGATGAAGCAGTATGTGTCCTCCAATTATTTTCACtgatataaataagtacagtttagtcaataaagtagaaTTCTATTCTACAGTTGACTCCAACAACATTTTATACCATGTCTAAATGTAACAAATGAGTCAGGTTTTGTGTTCAGGAAAAACTAATTTGTATGAACAATGCCAATTACTTCATTGGCGGTTTGTAAAAGTTCCTTTTCACAAGGTAAAAAAGTGTATAGATGCAGTATATTGGAGCTGACTGTACCGTACCTATTGGCGTGTTAAGAAAGCGGATGTCATATCGAGATGTAGGATATGCCACTGTTTCCttctataattacttaaaaaacCAAACAAATCTAGTCcgttttaataaaacttactcAATTTGAATCGGTGGATTAACATGGCtcgtaaatataatataaaacccaatcatacttaagtacatgtcaattaaaactaaaactatagTAGCTGTCAGTACTTATCTTAACTATatttaataagtttaagtATATTAGTGTCAGATTCGCTTTTCTATTGCAActtaaaatcatattaaaaacatataataGCATAAACACAAAGATTAGATATAATCTAGGATGTTGCCAATACCATGGTTACAACCATAACGTGGCCTAGCCACTTTCATCTGTCAGTCTTTAGAAAAATAGCGAAAAAGGTGTAATTTCCCATATAGGTAGTCACGGGATTAACATTATAGCCATAgcaaagtaatattttttttcgtaaatTTCGAAAGTCTTATATAAAAGTTGTTTCTTTTTAAACTTCGTTAACTAAAAGTAGCCCCCAACCCGCCTTCGATACTTTGAATGAAGCCCGTATGGGacagttgttttttttcgtGATTTCTGTGCTTGTTTTTCTGCCGCCACCGACGCGACGGCaggtttaataataaaatcgtATGTATATATACGCATCCgtcctctctctctctctctctctctaaaGTCTGCTTTTCCATCTATAATTTCTCACAAGTCATAAAAGTAAGAGCCCTgctcaaaaaatataaaaactataatactCTGAACTACTAATAAGAACACCAAGATTTACACgttaaattttgtatgtatacgAAGTATAAACACACAATCAGTATCAAAGACTAAAGAGCAACATTTAGAGCAATCAAAGTTTAACTATTATCACTATCACTTATAGTGGAGCTCGTCATTCTTATGACGGGGTTCTGCGTGGAATCGCTGGAGTCACATTCCACCATCAGGATATCATCAGGACTTTCGTTTCTGTCCGAGTTACTCTCAGTATACGTCGGAGACTTATCCTCAATCACAGCCTTCAAATAAGACTCTCTATCTAAAATAGTCGTGTCTCTAGCTAACGCTAGCACATCTAATGACATCATACTTTTTGACTTCTCAGTCTTGGTCAAAGGTATTGAATTCTCGACTACAGCCTCACGGCTTCTGGACTTGGTCCTGTTTAAATTGGATCCACTATTCCACGCGTCACTCGGAGGTACGGATTTGTTGCCAGAGTTGGTGCTAGTGGACGGGGCGCTGGCATTTCTTTCCGTGAACTTCGACCTCTTCTGCTGGTTGCTCTCCTTCATCATGAGTAGTTGGTCTAGCTTGTTGATGGTCTCGTTCAGTTCCAGCGCCCAGGCGTCGTCTGTCTCGACGTCCTTGCTGTCTATGGGTTTGAGGGCTAGTTCCCGCACGCGCATGCGCAGTTGTTTGAGGCTGGACTCGTCGTCGATGTCGGCGGAGGGGTCGGAGGTCTCCGGCTTCGGTTCTAGTTGGTCCTCGTCGATGATTGGGTCCCGCTCCGCGCCCACGCCCGGCTCTCGGGGACCCACTGGTATGGGATCTTTATctggaaaaaatatgatgttGTTTTTTAATGTGCTACAGGCTGtaactgaataaaaaattgGAGGATTGCAAGAAGGGTTTTAACAGTCAAAATTATACCCAAGATTTTATTTGCGCTAGGACTAAAGAGCTGACAACACAAAAAATCATAGAATATTACCTGGTGGGTATTCCCCGCGACTGCGATGTATCTCTTCAGAAATCTCCTCAAGCGCCTTCAGAGACTTGGAGTAGCGGCCCTTGGCGTCGGCTATGAGCTTCTGTAGCTTCTCTATCTTCTCGTTCTGCGTCTGCAGTTGTTCGTCGCACAGTTTCTTCTCCTCGAAGTAGAGGCGCGACTTGACTATGTTGCGTTTTAACGAGTCCTCCAGTTGTGCCACCTAGTGGGAGGTAAATCAATTAATTGTTGAAATAATTGCGATGTTTCTTTCTTATCTGTTTTTGTTGTGTAGGTAAGGAATGCTGGAGTGGTACTGATACTTatgtagttatagttatagctgttcccgcgcgcttcgcttcgcttcgccttaaaaagttttcccgtgggaattccgggataaaaagtagcctatgttctttcccagggtctagaccgtatgtataccaaatttcattgaaagccgttcagtagttttggcgtgaaagagtaacagacagacagacacagttactttcgcatttataatattactagctgttcccgcgcgcttcacttcgccttaaaaagtttccccgtgggaattccgggataaaaagtagcctatgttctttcccagggtctagaccgtatgtataccaaatttcattcaaatccgttcagtagttttggcgtgaaagagtaacagacagacagacagacagacagacagacacagttactttcgcatttataatattagtaaggattatattattatattatattacttaggATGggaaagataaatattttggAAAGATAACTACTAAGGCGAAATAAAAAAGACCTTCGTGAAGTTAACTAAAAAGGACTGCCTGAATAATGATGTCGTACCTTTCGCTCAGCCGCGATGTAGTTCGCTGCTTTCTTTTGATGTTCGCGACCGCTGTCTGCCTTCCTCTTCTCTGCATCCATAACCTGTGAAGAATACAAACCATTCATACAGTATATACTTACACAAATGTTAAAATTAACTATAAATATGATTTGGATCACCatccattctattctattctattctctgtgggggtgtaagtacctgcacctagctctctcgaatggaacctttgtgcatatccccaaggtctaaactgccttcctaagcttggaccatttcccaccacgctggtccaatgcgggttggtgggttcacatatttagattgatgtgctaaatctagatatgcaggtttcctcacgatgttttccttcaccgtaagagcgatggtatacattgtacttaaattcagaaaagaactcattggtacatgtcagcgccgggattcgaacccgcatctcttgattgagaagcgggcgctcacccgactgagctaccaccgcttgGATCACCatttaactaattataatttcaacCCGATCCaattacctaggtaagtacggtggcctgcgcctaaaagtatacaggcggagtttttaaaatagcgatctcaagctcacatacTGCTCAAGGACATcgacataaacaccactgctacacacatcacacacaacccgcccccggatttataaaagatgtagctggtcccttcatcatcagggatcgcgattttaaaaactccgcctgtatacttttaggcgcaggccaccgtacattgaACAATAAAAATCTTAAGTGATCGTTACTTTTATCGTCTCAGTTCTGATTAGGTCAAACGTTTACCAACCCTTATACCCATTTTATGATagtttaaaattgaaataaaccACAACGCACTAATGGTACCTCATCCTagaggtataaataaatatatctataGGTATGTACATATGATGATGCATACCTTGATGATGGCATGGTTGAGCACCTCCTGCCAGTTGCTGTCGAACTGCCACTCGTCCTGCTTGCTCACGAAGCGCTGCTCCGCCAACGTCACCGTCTCCTTGGCAGCCGCGTGAAGTTCTATGGGaaatatattgtaattattattaataactaaaatgaCAAAAATCGTGATGCTTTTGTGATAGATCTGTCACTAGGCACACAAGGGGGGTTGGGACAGATGTGTTACAATACAAGGCATAACAAAGGTTAAGGAGGTTCGTGTTCAGGTTAAAGTAGCTAAACGTGCAATAGCGATGAGCTGGGTTCGGGATTTCTCTGAACGATCACATTGTGAAAACAGAAAAGGCTGAGGGCAGAAAAGTAGTCCATAGCAGAGTCAACGTCTTtttactgatgatgataatgactaATGCTGCCCAGGACAGGTTCTTATACTTCTAATCAACGGATGCGAAACTATTTGCACTAAATTTCTCTTACAAGAGCATGTAGTTTATAGATATAcgtataaatacctacgtatttatttacacaacgCATTTTAAATGTGAAATGTAAATAGCGTAGTCGGCTATGTTTGTTCGCACAACGGTGTTATCGTACGCAAACACAAACTAACCATTTCAACCAATGACAAGGTCACCAGCGAGATAAGTGGATTAAATGAAAACGTTCCTGCTCTGTttatttttaccttttttaatttagtgtAGCGATTTCAGAACGGAATTTTTGCAGTTCGATTCTAAGAAGGTCGAAGCTTACCTACTGATTCAATTATGCACTACGGattttaattaacataattatcataTCTGAATTCAAAAGCACCAAGCTGACAAAAGCACCAGTTAAAAACTAACTCCGGCATCAATGATCAGATATGTTCTTGTGTTGTGGGCAAAGTACGTGTATTTATGGAACCAGTTTCTACGTACCCAGTACAAAACTTACCAAGCCCTTACTGTAACTTGAACACAGTGatacaaattcaaaattatttctaaaaatacatttttaccCCACTAGGCGTTTTAGATAAAGCATTGCTTCCATGTTAACTGATAAATTGAACCCTGATAGTCTACATCCTGCGAGGCACGCCGACTCTAActgcattatttattaacattaataacttttatagCGGCAGTCcattaaaaacacaattagATTAATTGCCAAGTAAACATGTTATTTCAATGTTATCTAACTTTTTCATAACTGCTTATTTTTCTGCTATTTATAGCTAGCACCTAGCTGTAATATTAATAGTgatatcatatttttgtattaaaaaaaaggattgttacatacatattataataacgaAGAAATGATTCACCTATCTGGTAAATCATTGCGCGGAGATGCTAGCTTCAGCTActaattaaaattcatttaCACAGCACATACTAAGCTTGCGCATACGCAACCACATGTGTGCCTATTATCTGTGATAATTGTTCAAATTCCCTCATACCTAGACGAGATGTATCGTATTATCATTCGTATTCCGGACAGTGTTTCTATTTTATCTGCGGCATATTAATCtcttatgattatgatgactAAAATGATAAGGCAATCAATGCAGTAATGATAATAAATCACTGCATGAGGAAACCTTAACTCTACTCATGAAACATCGAAAAATTTATATTCGTGATCGgagaaataaaatgatattgGTAACTTTCAGGGGTTTTAACTTCAATCAAGATGGTTTAGAATGCCAGAATACAGAGAATATACCGCGTACGGCTGCGGCTGTTTCTATAGAATTGCTCAACGTATACGTAATTGTGTGTGAAATGTTCTGTTGCCGTGTTAGTTCCATTCACAGGTATgcttgtatgtaggtatacgtaCGTGGGCATAATGTTTGATGACCTGCTAAAGGCCGGAAATTTTCTTTTAGGAACAAGCAAGTATATGACCCGTTA is a window from the Plutella xylostella chromosome 10, ilPluXylo3.1, whole genome shotgun sequence genome containing:
- the LOC105381533 gene encoding SH3 domain-binding protein 5 homolog; its protein translation is MEESSFTIPADDNGDTELDPRIQVELEKLNAATDEINKLELELDESTKTFHLLLAETSRRLQALSKRLGSCVDKSRPYYDAGAAAAAARADCQKAAVQFQRASELHAAAKETVTLAEQRFVSKQDEWQFDSNWQEVLNHAIIKVMDAEKRKADSGREHQKKAANYIAAERKVAQLEDSLKRNIVKSRLYFEEKKLCDEQLQTQNEKIEKLQKLIADAKGRYSKSLKALEEISEEIHRSRGEYPPDKDPIPVGPREPGVGAERDPIIDEDQLEPKPETSDPSADIDDESSLKQLRMRVRELALKPIDSKDVETDDAWALELNETINKLDQLLMMKESNQQKRSKFTERNASAPSTSTNSGNKSVPPSDAWNSGSNLNRTKSRSREAVVENSIPLTKTEKSKSMMSLDVLALARDTTILDRESYLKAVIEDKSPTYTESNSDRNESPDDILMVECDSSDSTQNPVIRMTSSTISDSDNS